AATAAAAAATCGTCTTATTTTATTGCGAATTACCACCCGAACATATACTCCATAGCTTTCGAAACTAGACCAGTGGACTTTTGGGGAACACTTTCAGTCGCCTTCACGGACTGTGGACTGAGGTGTTGGTAATAACCAGCAGCTAGGGGTCTTGCGTTTTGCAGTTTAATTGGTGTACAGGGAGTGTTGTATTCCGGGGATTGGTTGACCCTTCCGAAATTGGAGTAGCATTTTATGCTGCCGTTCATTTTCGTCCGATTTTCTTTATCAGCACCCATTATGACACCCTCGTCTGTGCAAGGTATCACACCGATCATTATCGATCCAGAAACGATGTTTCCATTACAAGCTAGGGCTCTCTGAGCTTCTTGCTCCGAAGCGGATTTTAGGTGTATCCAATTGCTCTGTGCATGGGGAGCAGGATGCTTGTCCACTATGCGAACTCGGGTCGAAATATGCGCTAACACAGTGTTTAAATCACTGGGTGCAAACCCAAAGACTGTCACCCATTGTAGAAGACCTTGAGACTCGGTTGTATTTGGGTTTATTGGAGTTTCGTTGAAGATGGAATTGTTCATTGAGTTCATCAGGTGTTTAGATTGATTGTGAGCTatgctttgatttgatgctaacataTACGGTGATGCTGCCTGAGATGTATCCAAAGAATCAAACAATCCCCTGGTTGGTGGCCCCCCGGTATGGTTTTCTGTCACTATTTGGGACGTGTTTGGTGTGTTTGCCCCACCAAATACTGCTTTCTGTCTGTTAGACCGATAGTCTGGGGTGCCATACAGTGGAGACGTAAGACTGGTGTGCCCTATTAGGAGCTGTTTCGGAGTGTCCTGGGGGATTGTTAGGTTGACCTTGGCTGGCTGAGGACCAACAAAAAATATTTATGTCATAAACGAATTACTTGGAGGCTAATTAAATCGAGATTATTCATATTTACCATTGTAGTGTCTCCTAGAAGAAAATTCGGAAGGTACCCGGAGGCTGGAGGGCTTCCGGGCGTTTGTACAGGACTTCCAACCGGTGATCCCAAAGTCATAGGTTCCATCTGATACAAGTACATATTATCCATCGAATAGTACTTTTAATTGATGTTTAAAGACGTCAATTAACGACGGTGAAAGATTACTATCGAGGTTATAAACACAAAACACTAACTACTACAGCAAATAATGATGAATTAATGCTACAAATAGACAGTTAACTCA
This genomic stretch from Megalopta genalis isolate 19385.01 chromosome 5, iyMegGena1_principal, whole genome shotgun sequence harbors:
- the LOC117221062 gene encoding nucleoporin NUP35, with amino-acid sequence MMEPMTLGSPVGSPVQTPGSPPASGYLPNFLLGDTTMPAKVNLTIPQDTPKQLLIGHTSLTSPLYGTPDYRSNRQKAVFGGANTPNTSQIVTENHTGGPPTRGLFDSLDTSQAASPYMLASNQSIAHNQSKHLMNSMNNSIFNETPINPNTTESQGLLQWVTVFGFAPSDLNTVLAHISTRVRIVDKHPAPHAQSNWIHLKSASEQEAQRALACNGNIVSGSIMIGVIPCTDEGVIMGADKENRTKMNGSIKCYSNFGRVNQSPEYNTPCTPIKLQNARPLAAGYYQHLSPQSVKATESVPQKSTGLVSKAMEYMFGW